A section of the Cryobacterium soli genome encodes:
- a CDS encoding phospholipase gives MPENSTPENTSTSANLATLPTRAARKTRRLRSKRLTLLAGGLVLAGVVAGTGFTVQSAVAEQEQQAQQVRDERAAAQAAEVSKTHLAASVALYEADSTLEAAADKVDASALSSTSASLAEYISLPLDDVSQLTSQVKEQAAAVQAATAEADRAAVEAAAAQAAAEAQAAAEAQAAAEALAAGNTPSGAKATAASLAASRYGWGDAQFSCLSQLWQKESGWSYTAYNNSGGATGIPQALPGSKMASAGSDWATNATTQISWGLDYINSTYGTPCSAWSHSQAVNWY, from the coding sequence ATGCCCGAAAACAGCACACCCGAGAACACCAGCACCTCCGCGAACCTCGCTACACTGCCCACCCGCGCCGCCCGGAAGACCCGCCGGCTGCGCTCCAAGCGCCTCACTCTCCTCGCCGGCGGGCTTGTGCTCGCCGGGGTTGTCGCCGGCACCGGTTTCACCGTGCAGTCGGCGGTGGCCGAGCAGGAACAGCAGGCCCAGCAGGTGCGCGACGAACGCGCCGCCGCCCAGGCCGCAGAGGTCAGCAAGACCCACCTCGCTGCATCCGTCGCCCTCTACGAAGCCGACAGCACGCTCGAGGCGGCCGCGGACAAGGTGGATGCGTCTGCCCTGTCCAGCACATCGGCCTCCCTGGCTGAGTACATCTCGCTGCCGCTCGATGACGTCTCCCAGCTCACGTCCCAGGTCAAGGAGCAGGCCGCCGCCGTGCAGGCCGCCACCGCCGAGGCCGACCGGGCCGCCGTGGAAGCCGCAGCCGCCCAGGCTGCCGCCGAGGCACAGGCCGCTGCGGAAGCCCAGGCCGCCGCCGAGGCTCTCGCCGCCGGCAACACGCCCTCGGGCGCCAAGGCGACCGCCGCCAGCCTCGCGGCCTCCCGCTACGGCTGGGGTGACGCCCAGTTCTCCTGCCTGAGCCAGCTCTGGCAGAAGGAATCCGGCTGGTCGTACACGGCCTACAACAACAGCGGCGGTGCCACCGGTATCCCGCAGGCGCTGCCCGGTAGCAAGATGGCCTCGGCCGGTTCCGACTGGGCCACCAACGCCACCACCCAGATCTCCTGGGGCCTGGACTACATCAATTCCACCTACGGCACGCCGTGCTCCGCCTGGTCGCACTCGCAGGCCGTGAACTGGTACTGA
- a CDS encoding cytochrome c oxidase subunit 4 has product MGANIRLFWVLAGFFLVADIAYTVWNLIVNAQHVSAGTIAPPGAPVEWVGTVVLGLTCVLAAFIAFYLGRVHKAQGGELPQDIMTANIDDDDPEMGFFSPFSWWPIILAASIATVFLGLAVGFWLCFIGAGVAVIALVGWTYEYYRGLFGR; this is encoded by the coding sequence ATGGGAGCCAACATCAGGCTGTTCTGGGTACTCGCGGGCTTCTTCCTGGTGGCGGACATCGCGTACACGGTGTGGAACCTCATCGTCAACGCGCAGCATGTCTCCGCGGGAACCATCGCGCCGCCCGGGGCACCGGTCGAGTGGGTGGGAACGGTCGTGCTCGGACTCACCTGCGTGCTGGCCGCTTTCATAGCGTTCTACCTCGGTCGGGTGCACAAGGCCCAGGGCGGTGAGCTGCCACAGGACATCATGACGGCGAACATCGACGATGACGACCCGGAGATGGGGTTCTTCAGCCCGTTCAGCTGGTGGCCGATCATCCTCGCCGCCTCCATCGCCACGGTCTTCCTCGGACTCGCCGTCGGCTTCTGGCTCTGCTTCATCGGCGCGGGCGTCGCCGTCATCGCGCTGGTCGGCTGGACCTACGAGTACTACCGGGGGCTCTTCGGGCGCTGA
- a CDS encoding NAD(P)H-quinone oxidoreductase: protein MRALVVTVPGGPEALTLHTVPDLTVGAGDIRIEVAAAGVNRADVQQRLGLYPSPAGAPAWPGLEVSGIVSEIGAAVTRFAVGDRVCALLAGGGYASEAVVHQDLALPVPDGLDLVDAAALPEALATVWSNVFMSAGLTAGQTLLVHGGASGIGTTAIQLARLAGARVLVTAGSAEKLAVCGDLGAEVLINYREQDFVTEVLAATGGHGADVILDIMGGSYAARNVAALALGGTIMVIANQSGEDAVFNPFHLMQKRGRYWGTTLRARPAVEKAAIMAELQALVWPWLESGGLRPVVDSRYSFADAADAHRRLEASAHVGKIVLVP from the coding sequence ATGCGCGCACTTGTCGTCACCGTTCCCGGGGGCCCGGAGGCCCTCACCCTGCACACCGTTCCCGACCTCACCGTCGGCGCCGGGGATATCCGGATCGAGGTTGCCGCGGCGGGGGTGAACCGGGCCGACGTGCAACAGCGTCTGGGGCTCTACCCCTCCCCGGCGGGCGCTCCCGCCTGGCCCGGCCTGGAGGTGTCGGGCATCGTCAGCGAGATCGGGGCGGCCGTGACGCGTTTCGCCGTGGGCGACCGGGTCTGTGCGCTGCTGGCCGGCGGCGGATACGCCTCAGAGGCCGTGGTGCACCAGGACCTGGCCCTGCCGGTTCCGGACGGTCTCGACCTGGTCGATGCCGCAGCTCTGCCCGAGGCGCTGGCCACGGTGTGGTCGAACGTCTTCATGAGTGCCGGCCTCACGGCGGGGCAGACGCTCCTCGTGCACGGTGGCGCAAGCGGCATCGGCACCACGGCCATCCAGCTGGCCCGACTGGCCGGAGCCCGGGTGCTGGTCACAGCGGGTTCGGCGGAGAAGCTCGCGGTGTGCGGCGACCTGGGCGCGGAGGTACTGATCAACTACCGGGAGCAGGATTTTGTGACCGAGGTGCTCGCGGCCACCGGCGGGCACGGCGCCGACGTGATCCTGGACATCATGGGCGGCTCCTACGCCGCCCGCAATGTGGCCGCATTGGCTCTGGGCGGCACCATCATGGTGATCGCGAACCAGAGCGGCGAAGATGCGGTGTTCAATCCGTTCCACCTCATGCAGAAGCGCGGTCGGTACTGGGGCACGACGCTGCGGGCTCGCCCCGCGGTGGAGAAGGCGGCCATCATGGCCGAGCTGCAGGCCCTGGTGTGGCCGTGGCTCGAGTCCGGCGGGCTGCGCCCGGTGGTCGACAGCCGGTACTCCTTCGCCGACGCGGCGGATGCGCACCGGCGACTCGAGGCATCCGCCCACGTGGGCAAGATCGTGCTGGTGCCGTAG
- a CDS encoding DUF4190 domain-containing protein produces the protein MGVYPITIIVILAGAIGMVFLLRLGIRQNAAAAAVDPDPDATGALSVLSFILALILPVIGVILAHVTLARIAEGRASGRAFAYAALWVGYVLIALELAVIIWAYQSNYWQ, from the coding sequence ATGGGCGTGTACCCGATCACCATCATCGTCATCCTCGCCGGTGCCATCGGCATGGTCTTCCTGCTGAGGCTGGGCATCCGGCAGAACGCCGCGGCGGCGGCGGTCGACCCCGACCCCGACGCCACCGGCGCGCTGTCAGTGCTGAGCTTTATCTTGGCTCTGATCTTGCCGGTGATCGGGGTGATCCTGGCGCACGTCACGCTCGCGCGCATCGCCGAGGGCCGGGCCAGCGGCCGGGCGTTCGCCTACGCGGCCCTGTGGGTGGGCTACGTGCTGATCGCCCTCGAACTGGCGGTCATCATCTGGGCATACCAGAGCAACTACTGGCAGTAG
- a CDS encoding GAP family protein has translation MTEWGQLLPLALTIALSPLPLAALLLMLLAPDGFKAAAGFSIGWFLGVLFSATLLALLSSLLPHDRSAGTRLLQVVVPLLLGIALIVLGIVQWHDRPERGAEVPLPRWLMALDRLSPARATLIGVGYAAFRPKNLVMAAAAGVVILGAHTDPTGILLSVGVFTALASITMLGPVLAYAFGGAAVRGRLVRLREWLVRNMPVITVFTVLVLGVFLVLAGAGTLLTQILS, from the coding sequence ATGACCGAGTGGGGGCAGCTGCTGCCGCTGGCGTTGACCATCGCGCTCAGCCCGCTGCCGCTGGCCGCCCTGCTCTTGATGCTGCTCGCGCCGGACGGGTTCAAGGCCGCGGCGGGGTTCAGTATCGGCTGGTTCCTCGGTGTGCTCTTCTCGGCCACTCTGTTGGCGCTGCTGTCGTCGCTGCTGCCGCACGACAGGTCGGCCGGAACCCGGTTGCTGCAGGTGGTGGTGCCGCTGCTGCTCGGCATCGCCCTGATCGTGCTGGGCATCGTGCAGTGGCACGACCGGCCCGAACGCGGCGCGGAGGTGCCGCTGCCGCGTTGGCTGATGGCGCTCGACCGGCTGAGCCCGGCCCGGGCCACCCTCATCGGCGTGGGTTATGCCGCGTTCCGGCCGAAGAATCTGGTGATGGCGGCGGCGGCCGGTGTGGTGATCCTCGGGGCGCATACCGATCCCACCGGGATCCTGCTCTCGGTGGGAGTGTTCACCGCGCTGGCCTCCATCACCATGCTCGGGCCCGTGCTCGCCTATGCGTTCGGCGGCGCCGCAGTGCGGGGCCGGCTGGTGCGGCTGCGCGAATGGCTGGTGCGCAACATGCCCGTGATCACGGTGTTCACGGTGCTGGTGCTGGGCGTGTTCCTGGTGCTCGCCGGCGCGGGCACGCTGCTCACTCAGATCCTGTCCTGA
- a CDS encoding META domain-containing protein: protein MAMHSPVRQLLTAAAVLLVLAGCTVLTPSPSSSPSPGQSGSVQPGALVGTWVLDRTFDSPEQPYVSFVQDNTWSASDGCNRVQGTWTLAADGSLSTTSGPQTMMACDGAQLPLAVSRGTRVEVDGDTLVIHSSFDSTETTLVRSTDSTVGPQGLPIGYWVESNTPTAPFLSIQADGTYSGNDGCNALTGSWEQADDDAIRFTGGAQTLRACEGVDQWLSQAAQGRVQAGVMTLQSADGTTIGQLTAR, encoded by the coding sequence ATGGCCATGCACTCCCCCGTGCGACAGCTGCTGACCGCGGCGGCCGTGCTCCTGGTTCTGGCCGGATGCACCGTGCTCACGCCCAGCCCGTCGTCGTCACCCAGCCCAGGACAGTCCGGCTCGGTGCAGCCCGGCGCCCTCGTGGGCACCTGGGTGCTCGACCGCACGTTCGACAGCCCTGAGCAGCCCTACGTGTCGTTCGTGCAGGACAACACCTGGAGCGCCTCTGACGGCTGCAATCGGGTGCAGGGTACCTGGACGCTCGCAGCCGACGGGAGCCTCAGCACGACGTCGGGTCCACAGACGATGATGGCCTGCGATGGAGCCCAGCTGCCGTTGGCGGTCAGCCGCGGCACCCGGGTGGAGGTGGACGGCGACACCCTCGTCATCCACAGCTCGTTCGACTCGACCGAGACCACGCTGGTGCGATCAACCGATTCGACCGTGGGCCCGCAGGGGCTGCCGATCGGTTACTGGGTCGAATCCAACACCCCCACGGCGCCGTTCCTGTCGATTCAGGCCGACGGCACCTACTCGGGCAACGACGGCTGCAACGCACTCACCGGCAGCTGGGAGCAGGCCGACGACGACGCCATCCGCTTCACCGGAGGCGCGCAGACGCTGCGGGCCTGCGAGGGTGTGGACCAGTGGCTGAGCCAAGCCGCCCAGGGCCGGGTGCAGGCCGGGGTGATGACCTTGCAATCCGCCGACGGCACCACGATCGGGCAGCTGACCGCCCGGTGA
- the cls gene encoding cardiolipin synthase, with protein sequence MVDVEAGALILVALHAVIVFIATVYLSANRRPSAAIAWVLAIIFIPYLGALVFLLIGVGRLPRSRRQKQREVNELILARTDGLDQVSHRDQWPEWLGSAARLNRNLGALPMVGGNRIELLPDYEGSIARMVAAVDEATEFVHVQFYILVLDTVTQPFFDALARAIQRGVAVHVLSDYLACLMLPRRKETIAAFAEMGAEWRALLPLRFWRGQWRRPDMRNHRKLLVVDGRVGFTGSQNMIDSTYLKPGNLKRGLHWHELMMRLEGPAVRELNAVFLADWYSETDEMLPIDTSPVVLPAATDLLDAQMLPSGPSFDNDNNLKLYAMLIHKAERRVSITSPYFVPEESTMLAIVTAAARGVQVELFASAIGDQALVYHAQRSYYEELLRAGVAIYLYREPTVLHAKHFTIDDDVSVVGSSNMDIRSFSLNMEVSVLVHGAEFVQRMRAVQDEYRANSRRVELADWLDRPTGAKVFDNLARLTSSLQ encoded by the coding sequence ATGGTGGATGTCGAGGCCGGAGCACTGATCCTCGTGGCACTGCACGCCGTGATCGTGTTCATCGCCACGGTCTATCTCTCCGCCAACCGGCGGCCCTCCGCGGCCATCGCCTGGGTGCTGGCGATCATCTTCATCCCGTATCTGGGCGCTCTGGTCTTCCTGCTGATCGGGGTGGGCCGGTTGCCGCGCTCCCGGCGCCAAAAGCAGCGTGAAGTCAACGAGTTGATCCTGGCGCGCACCGATGGCCTCGACCAGGTCAGCCATCGCGATCAGTGGCCGGAGTGGCTGGGCTCCGCGGCCCGTCTCAACCGCAACCTCGGCGCCCTGCCGATGGTGGGCGGCAACCGCATCGAGCTGCTGCCCGACTACGAAGGGTCGATCGCCCGCATGGTGGCGGCCGTCGACGAGGCGACCGAGTTCGTGCACGTGCAGTTCTACATCCTGGTGCTCGACACCGTCACTCAGCCGTTCTTCGACGCCTTGGCCCGGGCTATCCAGCGCGGCGTCGCGGTGCACGTGCTCTCCGACTACCTGGCCTGCCTGATGCTGCCGCGCCGCAAGGAGACCATCGCCGCGTTCGCGGAGATGGGCGCCGAGTGGCGGGCACTGCTGCCGCTGCGGTTCTGGCGCGGCCAGTGGCGCCGCCCCGACATGCGCAACCACCGCAAGCTGCTCGTGGTGGACGGCCGGGTGGGCTTCACGGGCTCGCAGAACATGATCGACTCCACCTACCTCAAGCCCGGCAACCTCAAGCGCGGGCTGCACTGGCACGAGCTGATGATGCGGCTGGAGGGGCCGGCCGTGCGGGAGCTCAACGCGGTCTTCCTCGCCGACTGGTACAGCGAGACCGACGAGATGCTGCCCATCGACACCAGCCCGGTGGTGCTGCCCGCCGCCACCGACCTGCTCGACGCCCAGATGTTGCCGAGCGGACCGAGCTTCGACAATGACAACAACCTCAAGCTGTACGCCATGCTCATCCATAAGGCCGAACGCCGGGTGAGCATCACCAGCCCCTACTTCGTGCCCGAGGAGTCCACCATGTTGGCCATCGTCACGGCAGCGGCACGCGGGGTGCAGGTCGAGCTGTTCGCGTCGGCCATCGGCGATCAGGCGCTGGTGTACCACGCCCAGCGCTCCTACTACGAGGAGCTGCTGCGGGCGGGCGTGGCGATCTACCTGTACCGGGAGCCGACGGTGCTGCACGCCAAGCACTTCACCATCGACGACGACGTGTCGGTGGTGGGGTCGAGCAATATGGACATCCGCTCGTTCAGCTTGAACATGGAGGTGTCTGTGCTCGTGCACGGCGCCGAATTCGTGCAGCGGATGCGGGCGGTGCAGGATGAATACCGGGCCAACAGCCGCCGGGTCGAGCTGGCCGACTGGCTCGACCGGCCCACCGGCGCCAAGGTTTTCGACAACCTGGCCCGGCTGACCTCGTCGCTGCAATAA
- a CDS encoding DarT ssDNA thymidine ADP-ribosyltransferase family protein, with protein MRAPRASRARTPEAPTALRTVVAPITTGTAKTKRHDDNVGEQRIYHLTHIRNLPGILATGRLLADDSEAWEERPVVDISSPENRQARREALVAGPDSPAVAGHVPFFLSPNALVWENIRAQSLDPRLSDDAHDAAAFDFVILVSTVKKVLDQQVALAADPTVTHFAVTDGDAAFASTRFGATADSADRLLRTLRADLDSDAILKAELLVPGEVPFGLITLIGVANDRVRDAVKPILAAASHKPKVAVYPPWFHPTEEL; from the coding sequence GTGCGTGCCCCGCGCGCCAGCCGCGCTCGCACGCCTGAGGCGCCCACGGCACTGCGCACCGTGGTCGCACCGATCACGACAGGCACCGCCAAGACCAAGCGCCACGACGACAACGTGGGCGAGCAGCGGATCTACCACCTCACCCACATCCGCAACCTGCCCGGCATCCTCGCCACCGGCCGGCTGCTGGCCGACGACAGTGAAGCCTGGGAAGAGCGCCCGGTCGTCGACATCTCGTCGCCCGAGAACCGCCAGGCCCGCCGCGAGGCCCTGGTCGCCGGACCAGACAGCCCCGCCGTCGCCGGTCACGTGCCGTTCTTCCTGTCGCCGAACGCCCTGGTCTGGGAGAACATCCGGGCCCAGTCGCTCGACCCCCGCCTCTCCGACGACGCGCACGACGCCGCGGCCTTCGACTTCGTGATCCTGGTCTCCACGGTCAAGAAGGTGCTCGACCAGCAGGTCGCCCTGGCGGCCGACCCCACGGTCACCCACTTCGCGGTGACGGATGGCGATGCCGCCTTCGCGAGCACCCGCTTCGGCGCCACAGCCGACAGCGCCGACCGCCTGCTGCGCACCCTCCGTGCCGACCTGGATTCCGACGCGATCCTCAAGGCGGAGCTGCTGGTTCCCGGCGAAGTGCCCTTCGGGCTGATCACCCTGATCGGTGTCGCCAACGACCGGGTGCGGGATGCGGTCAAGCCGATCCTCGCCGCGGCCAGCCACAAGCCCAAGGTCGCCGTCTACCCGCCGTGGTTCCACCCCACCGAAGAGCTCTAA
- a CDS encoding cupin domain-containing protein, giving the protein MTSAEQNSRLATRRTASGEFIERLERPALAVELGLEPHPEGGWYRRTWTSPVPVTLTDADGSERTRPAATLIHFLLPAGESSAWHRVASSEIWIWNGQGAVELELGGDGDEPETDETAILGGRLLRGERSQVIIPENVWQRTMPSDEDALVSCVVSPGFDFADFSME; this is encoded by the coding sequence ATGACGTCAGCCGAGCAAAACAGCCGCCTCGCTACTCGCCGCACGGCCTCCGGCGAGTTCATCGAACGGTTGGAGCGCCCGGCGCTCGCCGTGGAGCTCGGTCTCGAACCGCATCCGGAGGGCGGCTGGTACCGGCGCACCTGGACGTCACCGGTTCCGGTGACGCTGACGGATGCCGACGGCTCCGAGCGCACCCGCCCGGCGGCCACGCTCATCCACTTCCTGCTGCCGGCGGGGGAGTCCTCCGCGTGGCACCGGGTCGCCTCCAGCGAGATCTGGATCTGGAACGGCCAGGGCGCCGTGGAGCTCGAATTGGGCGGCGACGGCGACGAGCCGGAAACGGACGAGACCGCCATCCTGGGTGGCCGACTGCTGCGCGGCGAACGCAGCCAGGTGATCATCCCCGAGAACGTCTGGCAGCGCACGATGCCGAGCGACGAGGACGCCCTGGTGAGCTGCGTCGTGTCGCCCGGCTTCGACTTCGCCGATTTCTCGATGGAGTGA